aacaaaagtttagATATCTAACTGATAGCATTCGAAGTCTAGGAAGGGGTAACAGTGGATCCATGTGCAAAAAGAGAATACGAAGCACATCATCATGAAGTCCAGTCTTCTTGGGTGATAATAGAATGTGCTCCATTATCTGACAACAATGACATCACATATAGATTAACAAGAAGTTGCAATGAATTTAGTTATACATGATAGGGAGGAAAACTTACAGGAAATACAAAAGTAAAAGAATCTACAGGAAGAGGTCCAGGTTTACAAGACACAGATAAGCCATTAATTATTCTCTCAAAAAGACCCAAAGAAGGGCTCTCATTGGCTTCCCTGTCACCAGCTATTGGAATAAGATCCAAGAAAACACTGACATCCTTGGTCACAATAAGGCGTAGAGCAGTAGCAATGTCAAGAGCCCAATGACAAAGAGGTGCGGCTGTACATCTTGATAGCTTCACCAAGGTCTCATAGGCCACGTCACTCACTATAGGTGACTGTAGCAAAGGGTCAACAAACTTAATCTAATAACATGCACAAAAGAAGAGGACTAGGACCACATAGAGGAGCTTAAAgtataagaagaataaaaaccCTTAACGATACAAGCactgaaaaatactttaaatcaccATATCTAAGAGAGAGAATCAGAACTCATATGAGAAATAGATTAGGACCACCATGGAAGAAATTCtctaacatgaaaaatattgtttccgAATAaccatcataaaattaaaatagcaagCGGGCTCTTAAAATGAACAATAGCAAGCATTGACATATCGTTCTTTCCCATCTCCTAGCATGCAGATGTTCATACAATAAAAGTGATCAAAGCTAATTGCTGAGGAATTGGGGATCAAAAAAGGAAAGGCAATTGAAGTTTAGTTTCACAGTGACCATTTAAGAGAACTGTAgacaaaaggaaaggaagttGAAGTTCAGTTTCACAGTGACCGTTCAAGAAGATTGTAGCAAAAAGGAAAGGCAGTTGAAGTTTAGTTTCACAGTGACCATTTAAGAGAACTGTAGACTAATAACAACATATGCTGCAGCTTCGCATCAAACATTTTTATCTTCGCATAAAAAAGAGTAAGAAGTAGAAGAACAGTCACATTCTGACATAATGCTTGTGAGATATCACTTGTTTGTCTATACATCAACAAAAGTAACACACAAAGAAAAGCAGGTTGCATGACACGAACCAGGGAAGGTAGTTGACTGTGTGCAAATACAGGGTTAGAGATGGCCATTTCCCCAAGAGCTCTCAGCATCAATGAAAGGTTGTACTAAGATATGCTATAAACATCACCAAGTCCTTCCCAATTGAATTTGTatccataatttttaaacatatatGCAGGTATCATTTGCAAAGTTGAGATTTAAAGGATAATATCCATCAAAGTCCAATGGCAGATACTCCCCATTGAGAATTTGGGTTTGGCTGCTCTCCAATCATTTTATTCCAGGTCCCCCACACTTTgtgttattataatttcttcatcaatATTTATTCTCTTTATGTGCTTCAAAACAAAATCTGTTTTTGTTTCCTTATAGAGCTATATTCAATCAGATACATCATATAAAAATGTCATTTCATGGATTCAAACATGAAAAGCATAATTCTGTGTCATACATACATGCAAgcaatatttacaagtaaagAGCTGAAGTGTGTGATTGGTATTCATAAATATACCAGTGGAAAGAATATGATGGTTTATAGCAATGTATGACAAAgcggaagaaattgaagtttttttatccttctaaaTTATAGCCAGCACAAACATGAAGTTCAAAAGGAGCTAAATCCCAGAACAAAACTGAAAGTTAAACTAGATTACCTATATTCAGGGAACTTTGAAAGTCGCCTAGCATCCAAGTCTGTAATAAATTTTTGCGCAGCTTGAACATTGTCTGTACCTGAAAAAATATTACCAATGGAATACCCGATACATGATATTCCTGAAAGCAAGACACCGCCAGAAAAAAGAACACCAGATCATAaaggtgagcaaaaaaaaagcagaaaaccCAGATATGctcttaaactaaataaaaagccCCCAAAAATAACACACCTGGATGGGCTCTAAAAGAAGCACACCTGTAATACATAGGCTATAATGGCAATTTTAGAATTGGAGCAACAAGAAGCAACCCAAGCCGTGGAACACTAGGGGCTGCGATAAGAAAAAGTCATAAAAAGTACTGAAAACCTGAGAAAGGAAGCAGCAAAAAAGAGATGAGCTTTATAAAACTGCAAAAATCAAACtcataacacaaaaaataagagcaaaatgactaatGCAAGACAATGGGATAAGAAAGAATAATATGAACCTGGAAGCTAACAATAAACCAGTGACAGTAATTGGAATCCAAGTAAAGCTAAACTGCTAAGAAAAAGAGAGTAGGAATGCAAAACaatggaaaaaagagagaaaataacatAGGCTATAATGACAACTTTAGAATTGGAGCAGCAAAAAGCAACCCAAGCCATGGAACACCAGGTGGCTGCGACAGAAAGAAGTCATAAAAGGTACCGAAAGCCTGAGAAAGGAAGCTGCAAAAAAGAGTTGAGCTTTATAAAACTGTAAAAATCAAACTCACAACAACAAATAAGAGCAAAATGACAAACACTCTTAATGGGATAAGAAAGAGAACCTGGATGTTAACATAAACAAATGATAGTAATTGGAATCCAAGTGGAGCTAAACCACTGAGAAAAAGAGAGCATGAAtgcaaaacaatgaaaaaaaaaagagagaagataacATAAGAACTTCTCTGCAAGTCTACTAATAAGACTCAAAAAGACACAacccaaaaaatccaaaaagccAAACCCCATCTACCCATGATGAGAAAGATGGCAATTAGGGCAGAAGGCATGATTGTCATAGCTAACATGCTACTCAACCTAAATTCAATTAACATAACATGGCAAGGATGTACTGAatagcaataaataaaaaagcaaatcaaaccaaaccaagCTGAGAACCAGTCATCACCAAACCTAACTAAATGAAAACTATACCTATAACCCCCAAACAGAGAAGATGGATATGGgcaaccaaaacaaaaccagCCTCACGTAGGATCAACACCTTTCCCAACACCAAAACACCTTGTATAACCTGCAACATCCTGCATAACTTGCCAACTTGGAGCACCTTTCATGGGCAGCAATTCCAATGCATCAATAAAGAGAAGAGGACTGATGAATCAGAGCCAAAAGCCTTTGAGATCAGCACCAAATCCCCCAAAAACAGCAAGCCAAAACCCagacaaaaggaaagaaaaagaaggctGATTAGTCATGCCATCATTGCAAGGCAAATAGAGACACAAAAGCAATCCCACCTTACCCTAACAGCTCAGTTCTTGGTGACTTCGatggagaaagagaagaggagtGCAGGAAAACcaggaaagagagaaagatgagCTTAACCCAATAGTTAGCAACCCCAATCCCAGCCCCAGCAAATTAgacccaaaccaaaaaaacataatgccCTATGCCGAATGAAGGAAAattaacacaagaaaaaaaataagcatgctCCTAGCCCAAGCCCACCAACATAAGCTGAATAGAAGGGCAGGAAAGCCAGCCAAAAAGAGCCGAGCAAGAGGTAAAAAAGCCAGCCAAGAAGCACTTTGCACTTTTCCATTGAATAGGAAGTTGTCTCTTGATATACAGTGGATTCACCAAtccttttagtttatttgttatttcttcAACGCATCATGCATGTTATACAATCCAAAACTTGCAAACTGGATTATCTAATTTGTGatcttttttatcaatatcttttatctctacTTTTATCACTCACAAAGAACACCAAGAGAGATCATTCAAGCACATTCAGGACAAGCTTAAAAAGATGTGAGTATACCCGATAATACCCACACTACCAAGTCTTAAGGAATCTTCAAGCACATTCAGGACAAGCTTAAACGCATCCTGCATGTTATACAATCCAAAACTTGCAAACTGGATTATCTAATATGTGgtcttttttatcaatatcttttatctctacTTTTATCACTCATAAAGAACACCAAGAGAGGTCATTCAAGCACATTCAGGACAAGCTTAAAAAGATGTGAGTATACCCGATAATACCCACACTGCCAAGTCTTAAGGAATCTTCACAAACTTTAATCCTGGCTTGTCTCTATTCTTTTGAAACAGATATCAGCAGATCCGATATGATTTTGGTTCTCTGCATCAAGAAGAAAACGAGCATTAGATATGGTCACAAATCTGCTAATGAAAAACTTGTTACACTGGTAAGTGAGTGGATACCCTGCCTATTGTTGTTTGCATAATGAAGAGAATTAAGCAAGCAGGTtaaatgcttgaaaaaaataaaaatgtcagTTTCAAGTTTCCACCTAAAGCCATATGCAAATGCTATTAACTGACAAGTTTAAATCAAGTAAATCAACAGGCCCAGAACTCTTCACCGATGACATGCAAGAACGCATGCCTTAAATGCCATTGCCTTCAAGCTAAAACAATGTTAAATGTTTAGTTCTTTCCAAGTTTCATCAACTCTATAAGCTTCCTGCACCATTTATACATTCCTTTATTGGGAGGCCATATTAGACACGGGGTAAAAGTAACCCTCTCGAAAAGTAAGCAGGAAAAGAGTCAAATTATGATTATGTTGGAATCGTTCCTTGTTTTGTTCTTCTTTAATGGGTCGGCTTCTGCAACAATTAACTTCGGTAGCAATTTTTTTCTCGATAGCTCCTAAAACCCTTGATTACAGCCTTTATCCgaacaaaaatcaaatccaactctctattttcaaaacaaaaaaaaaaaaccatacacaaaaaaaatctggCACGACATTACCTGCTTTATATACATCTTAAAATACAGAATCATCCGCCTTCTATCAAAGAGATTAAAGAACAGCACCATTAGCGGAGTTTTCTTACTGTTagagacagaaaaaaaattaatttaaatttttttttttaaaaaaaaaaaggattagcaTGCCTATCTGTGTACGATCCAAAATCTGATATTATTCCATGCCTTTTTaagcatgaaattaaaaagaaataaataaataacagtttccaagattaaaaaataaatggttaaaaaaactaacaactGCTAACTAGGGTTTCAACTTCCATAAATTTACAGAATATACAAAAATCGGAGTCTCAAACCTAAGTTCTAAGTAACAAATACAAGCACTAAAACCACGGCGTAGCGGAGCAAAATTAGCAAGAAAACTTACGAAATTGTTGCTCCATCGACTAGAAAGGGGTTTggcttgaagaagaagaagatgaggagTAGTGGAGGACTGGGTTTGAGCGGGCGAGTTAATGGTTTAGGTGTTGGGTGGGCGCGCAAGTTAAGGCCGTTGAACAGAGTGCTCCAGCGGTGTGTTTTAGCGCTGGGCTTGTGGTGTGTCTCTATCAGATGCTTTGACATGTCTTCCTCTTCCACTAAGTTCTTGGCCGCTATCGCTGCATCATATGATCCAAGAAATCCTTCCTCTTCATACTTTGTCTCCACCGTGAAACTCCATTGTTGTTACAGAATTTAACAGGCAAAGAAAAGAGGAACTTGAAAgatcaaggaattttttttcgtGTCCtgtaaatcaaaatcaatgaaGTGGAAGTGTAACAGAAGGGTTG
This genomic stretch from Populus alba chromosome 19, ASM523922v2, whole genome shotgun sequence harbors:
- the LOC140954273 gene encoding protein ILITYHIA-like, producing MLRALGEMAISNPVFAHSQLPSLIKFVDPLLQSPIVSDVAYETLVKLSRCTAAPLCHWALDIATALRLIVTKDVSVFLDLIPIAGDREANESPSLGLFERIINGLSVSCKPGPLPVDSFTFVFPIMEHILLSPKKTGLHDDVLRILFLHMDPLLPLPRLRMLSALYHVLGVVLAYQGSIGPALNELCLGLQPEEVAPALYVYAKDVHVDQMYSSSCELICPREC